One window of Pseudomonas urmiensis genomic DNA carries:
- a CDS encoding tail fiber assembly protein, translated as MDAPTTYNAHPETLEYIGQGLADPDPLEEGNWLVPALAFADSPPASSPGFAIVRNRQTDTWELVQDNRGTVYSTATGDAQEYLLLGPLPDTLTREPFPGPLHTWNGSAWVADVDAQRDKAVALALALRDSKLAEAAIRIVPLEDAADVGEASEQELAALLAWKRYRIELNRVNQQADYPLAIRWPVSPDQAIASTTNPPQ; from the coding sequence ATGGACGCACCTACGACCTATAACGCTCATCCTGAAACCCTGGAGTACATTGGCCAAGGCCTGGCTGATCCCGATCCGCTGGAGGAGGGCAACTGGCTGGTGCCCGCACTCGCCTTCGCCGACTCCCCGCCAGCCTCCAGCCCCGGCTTTGCGATAGTGCGCAACAGGCAAACTGACACCTGGGAGTTGGTTCAAGACAATCGTGGCACCGTCTATAGCACTGCCACTGGCGATGCCCAGGAGTATCTGCTGTTGGGTCCGCTGCCAGACACGCTGACCCGCGAGCCTTTCCCAGGCCCGCTGCACACTTGGAATGGCAGTGCCTGGGTGGCCGATGTCGATGCACAACGTGACAAGGCCGTGGCCCTGGCGCTGGCCTTGCGCGACAGCAAGCTGGCTGAGGCAGCGATCCGTATCGTGCCACTGGAAGATGCCGCCGATGTTGGCGAAGCGAGTGAGCAGGAGCTTGCCGCACTGCTTGCCTGGAAGCGCTATCGCATCGAGCTCAACCGAGTGAACCAGCAAGCCGATTACCCCTTGGCCATTCGCTGGCCGGTCAGTCCTGACCAGGCGATTGCCTCCACCACCAACCCACCTCAATAA
- a CDS encoding phage tail sheath subtilisin-like domain-containing protein — protein sequence MSGFFHGVTVTNVDTGARSIALPSSSIIGLVDTFSEGAGISAKANELVLITSEREAVAAFGQDAAITKACRAIYSRAKAVIVACGVAKVEDAAEQTAAIIGAVQADGKRTGLQALLDGKSRFNAQPRLLVAPQHSAVEAVGTALVALADKLRAIAIIDGPNTTDEAAIAYAGNFGAKRAFLVDPGVRYWDNDAEATVDAPGSAWVAGLFAWTDSEYGFWASPSNKEFVGITGTRRPVEFLDGDDSCRANLLNNANIATIIRDDGFRLWGNRTLSSDPKWAFVTRVRTMDIVMDAILYGHKWAVDRAITATYVKDVTEGLQAFMRDLKNQGAIINFEVYADPELNTASQLEQGKVYWNIRFTDVPPAENPNFRVEVTNQWLTEVLDSAA from the coding sequence ATGAGTGGATTCTTCCACGGCGTCACCGTTACTAATGTCGATACCGGCGCGCGCAGCATTGCGCTGCCTTCTTCGTCGATCATCGGCCTGGTCGACACCTTCAGCGAAGGCGCTGGCATCAGCGCCAAGGCCAACGAGCTGGTGCTGATCACCAGTGAGCGCGAAGCGGTCGCGGCATTCGGCCAGGACGCCGCCATCACCAAGGCCTGCCGGGCAATCTACAGCCGCGCCAAGGCCGTCATCGTCGCCTGTGGCGTAGCCAAGGTCGAAGACGCAGCCGAGCAGACCGCAGCCATCATCGGCGCGGTTCAAGCGGACGGCAAACGCACCGGCCTGCAAGCGCTACTCGACGGCAAGAGCCGCTTCAACGCCCAGCCACGCCTGCTGGTGGCGCCCCAGCACAGTGCCGTCGAGGCCGTTGGCACCGCGCTGGTCGCTCTGGCCGACAAACTGCGCGCCATCGCCATCATCGATGGGCCGAACACCACCGACGAGGCGGCCATCGCCTACGCTGGCAACTTTGGCGCCAAGCGAGCCTTTTTGGTCGACCCAGGCGTGCGTTACTGGGACAACGACGCCGAGGCCACCGTCGATGCACCAGGTTCGGCCTGGGTCGCCGGCCTGTTCGCCTGGACTGACAGCGAATACGGCTTCTGGGCCTCGCCGTCGAACAAGGAGTTCGTCGGTATCACGGGTACCCGCCGTCCGGTGGAGTTCCTCGATGGCGACGACAGCTGCCGCGCCAACCTGCTGAACAACGCCAACATCGCCACCATCATTCGCGACGACGGCTTCCGCCTGTGGGGTAACCGAACCCTGTCCAGCGACCCGAAATGGGCTTTCGTCACCCGTGTGCGGACCATGGACATCGTCATGGACGCGATTCTCTACGGCCACAAATGGGCAGTCGACCGGGCGATCACCGCCACCTACGTCAAGGACGTCACCGAGGGCCTGCAGGCCTTCATGCGCGACCTGAAGAACCAGGGCGCGATCATCAATTTCGAGGTCTACGCCGACCCTGAACTGAACACCGCCAGCCAACTGGAGCAGGGCAAGGTGTACTGGAACATCCGCTTCACCGATGTCCCGCCTGCCGAAAACCCCAATTTCCGCGTCGAAGTCACCAACCAGTGGCTGACCGAAGTCCTCGATTCCGCCGCTTAA
- a CDS encoding phage major tail tube protein, translating into MAMIPETLANLNLFVDGVSFQGDVPSLTLPKLTLKMEEHRPGGMDMPVEMDQGMEKQEAAFTTTGVRREALKFFGLADASAFNGTFRGAFKGLKGKINPVVVTLRGSLKEVDMGDWKSGDKAEIKHSVAVTYYKLEVDGRLVYEIDALGMKRVIDGVDQLAAQRAALGL; encoded by the coding sequence ATGGCAATGATTCCCGAAACCCTGGCCAACCTGAACCTGTTCGTCGACGGCGTCAGCTTCCAGGGCGATGTACCCAGCCTGACCCTGCCCAAACTCACTCTGAAGATGGAAGAGCACCGCCCCGGCGGCATGGATATGCCGGTCGAGATGGACCAGGGCATGGAGAAACAGGAAGCCGCGTTCACCACGACCGGTGTGCGCCGCGAAGCCCTGAAGTTCTTCGGCCTGGCCGATGCCAGTGCCTTCAACGGCACCTTCCGCGGCGCCTTCAAGGGCCTCAAGGGCAAGATCAATCCAGTGGTGGTCACCCTGCGTGGCTCGCTCAAGGAAGTCGACATGGGCGACTGGAAATCTGGCGACAAGGCCGAGATCAAACACAGCGTCGCCGTCACCTACTACAAACTCGAAGTCGATGGCCGCCTGGTCTACGAGATCGATGCCCTGGGCATGAAGCGCGTGATCGACGGTGTCGACCAAC